One Glycine max cultivar Williams 82 chromosome 8, Glycine_max_v4.0, whole genome shotgun sequence genomic window, AAATCACACAATCCTCAAGCTCATCATCAGTAACAACAGATATCATTTGTTGCTTAACATCATGTGGAATATTTGTAGCCAgcaaattgaaatttcattggccattcacaaaaaaatatttgaacagTAAATGGGTATCctgaatatatatttacatagtCAACTTGATTGCACAAATACCATAAAGAAATGTCACCGGATCCAATTCTAATGAGAAACACATACATCATTAATTCAAAAACTCCATTGCCTTCAAAATTGATGACCAAGTAAAGGAGCAATTGCTAGGAATGTGTGTTCGAAGGATATGATTAGACTTCAAATATATATCCTTCAATATCTGAACCCGCAATCTGCCATTATTATGCATGAGACTCCATATATGTTTGCCAAACAAGGAGACATTAGCCTCCCTGGCAGTATATATGTTTGCCAATATCACtgcttttaatttatgtttccaCCCAACTCCatttattaaagataaataggaaaaaatacTTCTACTTCATAAGAATTTAAGAtaacttgttaaaaaaataggactttattttttattagctcAAAAATTTATTTGGCAGTTTTGAAATTGAACTAGTACTGTACAGTCCCTTATaaaaaggagaaatttagaaCTAGTCCATAGATGAGCGAGAAGTAGCATAGTAGAGAAAGAGCAATTGAGGGACAAGAAAGACATAAAGGGTGTAATAAAGCCAATTTCCAACTCACCAACCTTGAAAAGCTGTAAATTAAATTTCTGCATATAACCAATAGGCACGAAACGTAAGGCTCTTGCTTTAATCCTCCCCCCACTTTAATTTATTGAGCAAAGTTGCAGTAGGTGCAATGCTCTTGCTTTATCGGGAGCGGAGAAATTCCAAACCACTAGAGGAAGACAGGCACAAACAATTTAACAAACACATCACATCtccttttattatttctttttttcctttcatttctttttctatccATCATTAATCACCAACATTCAAAACCCAAAAAtacagggaaaaaaaaaacagttccAAACACTAATATAGTACAGTGTAGTGAACCGAAACAAGACAGTATATGCAAAAACACTAAATAAACATCAAGACAATCATCTCTCAAGAACCGAtccaaaaaaaacaaagaagctGCTGCATAAAACGAAAGCAACAAAGTCGGTCACGTGACTTGAGTAGTCATCCATGTCAGCGTGCAAATATGATCATGCAACtttgatgatatatatatagcagCCAAAAATATGCAGAAGGTTTGGTTCATGTGAGATTTTAAGTCGAATGCGGGCACAAAGTTCTCCCTGGAAATACTGAAGTTGAAAACAGTAGTAATATTGATGGATCATCTGTTCCAGGAAATATGATAGGGGGAGTCAAGATatgccatttttttttgcaagttgAGGTCCTTATAGAAGTTCTTAATGAATTCTTCGGCTGCCACGTCGACTTGGCTATCCTCTTCGTCCTTGAGAGGGAAGGGTGAGTCGGTGACTCTTAGCTGTCTGACAGAAGCAGGGCTCTTTCCGAAGCCAGGAAAGGGAGAATTAATATTGTTTTCGTTGTTGAGGATCTCCAGAACCTTCTGAACTGAGGAGAGGGATTTGGTGGAAAAGCGGTTGGTGCGTTTGGTGGGGATGGCAGGGCTGTTGCTGCAGCTGAACTCGTAGTCGCTTGGGGAGATGAAGGTGCTGTGGTGGTGGGATCGGCATGTGAAGAAGGAGGTCTGCATGTTGTAGTAGTGATGGTTGAGGATGAGGTTGTTAAGTGCAAGTTTCCCACGTTTGAGCATGAGATGGAACTCCACCATTATTTTGCTCTTGGCTATGCCCTTTCTCAGCATGAAGAACAACACGCGTACCATGTTCCATACCTTCTTTGCCACCACCGGCCTGCTTGCCTCAATTTCCATCactgtttatttgtttttcttcttttcttttttagtatttacagagagagagagagagagaatgtgtTTTTGGTATGCCACGGGAGAGAGGGTTAGGAGCTATTTAAAGGAGTCTGTGCAAGTGCAACCGTGCAACACGCTTCTATTATTGCCATGAAACATAATTATAAGAATGCTGTAGTTAATACttgtaatcatttaaaaaatgatatttaaccTAATTTTTAATAGGATGAAATATAACGTCCTCATAGATAGCATCTGTCATTTAGCTAGATACTATGagaattcttttattaataattataaataatattttttatatttactttattttaaaagaataatttatgtattgaagatataaataattttcacattatttattgtctaattacaaatatatatatatatatatatatgataagtttttttaatactaattaGTTAAAAGTCATATCTATCGtgattatatattaattgatattgaataaaaattaggttttatttttatttttaaaatataaaaaatagtactttcaacaattttatataaaccaagtgaaaatataaagaaaaaaatcaaactatttttttgtcatcTTATTTAAACTAttcaatcaaaaaataattatttatataaatttaaagatgattattataaaaatctataaatttattatacataataatttgtatttgaatgattaaaatttattattattatatatataacttattatatatataaatttattttatattatatagtatGTAGACctttttctcaaatttattatataaatacgATGTCATTTTTGCAATAAATCATTAatctgtattaaaaaaaaattatggctcGAACAAATTCTCtcccataaaaattaaatacctatagtaaaaaaaatgacacaaaTCATGGATATCTTCCAACATAATTGCACCACGTATGCAAAAACAAGAGATCCATAATCGTCTTGCAATCCCTTTCGAATACAATCATAAGAGAGGAGTGATTGCTCCGGCCATTAATTAAGTTTCCTTTGTAAAAGACCGATAATGATACCAAATAACAACTATCGCACTCGAGAGTATAAGATTTgatattaacatttttaaaattaaatatgacaaTAAGACTGAGCAAACTATATACAGTAGctataactaaataattgatTGTGCACCACTCGATTTTGATTAATATGCTAAATAAACCATGGAAAAATATAAGTCACTCCAGGTAGTATAACGGTATCAGTATCACACGCTGAACTAATGCCAAGTGGAGCCTAATGATATCTACAAAATTGCAATCACGATGAATCATAAATAGCATCAACTACTTTGGAAACGTGGCATTCTCGTCTTCTCGTGGAAGCCCAAATAAACCATGAACCTTACGTAAGTCGAGGATATACATGATTGGCAAAATTTAGGAGCTGCATCTAGGTCTTTTTGTgttcttaaattcaaattagaCTTTTAATTTTACGATTTCAATGACAAGA contains:
- the LOC100305871 gene encoding uncharacterized protein LOC100305871 — encoded protein: MEIEASRPVVAKKVWNMVRVLFFMLRKGIAKSKIMVEFHLMLKRGKLALNNLILNHHYYNMQTSFFTCRSHHHSTFISPSDYEFSCSNSPAIPTKRTNRFSTKSLSSVQKVLEILNNENNINSPFPGFGKSPASVRQLRVTDSPFPLKDEEDSQVDVAAEEFIKNFYKDLNLQKKMAYLDSPYHISWNR